The genomic stretch GACCCGGATCACCAGAGTCTCTGCGGCGGAGGCAGCGCACCTCCCAGTTCGCCCATGACCAACCCGCGCATCTCCTTCTCCGGCGACTTCCTGATGGAGGTGCCGGCGGCGAGGGCCCCGGCCGGCCCGCCGCCGGACCCCAACTTCGAGTTCTTGGTCGGCAGCCACCCGATGATCACCGCCGACCAGCTTTTCTCCAAAGGCAGGCTGCTGCCGCTCAAGGACCCATACGGCTCAGGCTCCAGCGGCCGCGCTGGCGGCGGCCTCACCACTCTCCGCGACGAGCTCCGCGAAAAAGACTCCGCCGGAGGAGTCGCCGCCTCCGCGTACGGCAGGGAGCGGCCGCCCAAGGGCGCCACGTCCATCAAGTGGAAGGAGCTTCTCGGACTGAAGAAGCCGCGTGGCTCCGCATTGAAGAAGATGGATAAAAGCGAAGGCGGTGCAGGGGATGCAGATGCGCGTCTCGGCAAGGCAATGCAGGTCCGCTTCGACATTTTCGTCGTTCCGAAATCAACTTAATTTCTATAAAACTCATGGTCTCATGGTTTCTTTCGCGCGGCTTGCAGGAACTATGAGGATACGCATGCAAACACACAAAAGCTAGCTCCATCCGGACGCTGCGACATCGGCAAAACAGTTGATCAATGACACTaatctagctagctagctagccacATATCAACAttttctctcttttaatttctttttccctccatCTTTATGTTGGTGTTTTGTTTGTTCATCGAGATGGGGGGCGGCGCCGCTTCACTTAATTTTAAGTAACTGGAACTTTTTCATCTTTTTCAATTCCTAGACGTCAGTGGTTTGTTTGTCTGTAAGAATTAGCTTGGATGGCATTAAACTTTCTCGTTGATCTGTGTAATTGTGCGAggaaattatatataaatttcctATTCAATTCGTGATGATACACTGAGTCGGGATCGTTAGGAATGCGACTCTTGAATGGCATTGATCTGGCACCAACATTGTTTGGCCCATCTTCGGTGGGAGACCCGAAACAGTATTTAATAATTCAAgtaaatatcatatatatatgTAGCTGCTAATCATGCCAGTTCATGTCTCTAGCTACCACCATGAGCTAACCACCAGTTgatttttatatatgtttttttaCATGGATTCTGATACTTCCACATCATCAGTAGCCGCTAAAATCCACCTATGCAATATAATTAAATTCATAGCTGTTGCCTCTGGGGATTTTCCCCTGTTCTTGCTCTCGACATTCAGACATAGAATAGGATCATGGAAGCAGAGGAGGTCACGGACAATCTGACTTGTCTCTGTATGACTGTATAGTAAATTAAAGTACTTGTCACTGTAtagtaaattaaagtaatttCCATACACAGAAATTAAACCAAATAATTAAGAGATGAGTGTGAAGATATATGAGTGCATGAGATGGTCTGGCAGAGACTAGAACGCTGTTTATCTAGCTCCCTGATCTACTGCCATACCATACATGCCACTGCCTGCGTCGCGTTCTTGCCTTTGAGGCATCGATCGTCTGAGCTTGAGCTAGACTGGGGACGTTGGCCTGCACCGGTGCTGCAGCTAGCGAAGCATGCATGGTTCCATTCTGCACGAGTACTCATGACACATGCAGCTCCGTCGTCCTCATGAGGTTGCGACAGGACGTCCGGACACCATCGCAAAAGCTAGTTAGCTACACAGGCTAAAGTGAAGGGATTCTTGCAACCGTTGCCTGCAAACTCGTGAAGGGTTCCATTCTGGTACTTTGTGATTGGTATGTGGATTCATCTCGCATCGCCATTTGGTTCGTGGCCGTGATCTGTCTGGATCGTGTGGTTTTTAAGCTTCATGCATGCTTGTTGGCTAGGTTCTTGGAATTGGATGTTGGATTGGCACCACTAGTTTTTCAGTGGCTCGCgtataagttaaataaataaatacatcctcaattattattttcataaaaaattactttttctactatattattttttttattatagtagAATATGATATTCTTTTTGAGCGAGAATATCCATTGTCTGAATTACGAGTGACTCGAGCTTTTGAGGCGAGGCAAAGGCTTGAGTAGGTGTCTTTTGAGTTAATAGATGGACGATCCCTGGCGCCAGGTGCCAAGGATCTGCACTCGCACAACTCTCGCCATTTAAGTTCCCAGAGCAATCTTTTCCACATGTCGGAAATTAGTTTCTATAGACCATCATCCATGTAAAAAggtaatttttaatctcttttatCGTAGGCTCCAGAACgagataaaagaaaataaattacgaAACCGAGATGTAAAGGTCATTTTAAATGACCTCTGTGAAAATCACTCCTTATCCAATAAAATAATTATGTATAtaagattttatattttatatctgATCctgtgatcctgtctggaagctgaaaAAATGAATCTACCGGTGTGatatgtctggaaggttgaccgcatcttcatgacccggtcgatgagctgtccgctacgttgaccagatcgtcagaagtcctcctccggtcaactgtacctgtattgtctctggtacctcggtgctcgaggcgaatcccataaatgcataaatatccggataataatagaatattgaaataaatgcaaagaaggtacgagaacgtaccctggcccaggggggcgccctcggatgggtggAGGAGCTGATCGAGTCGCGGTCACTTGGAATAGTGAAGGCATCTGAGCCGACTAAAAAGGAGGTTCGGAGGTGGCGACATGGAGCCTAACACTGCAGGGCTCCGAGAGGTGAGATACAACCGGAATACAACGGCGACACGGTCGGCATATgacatcggctcgcaggccgggatATAACATACAGTCACGACTCAAAGGCCGGTCAATAGCAACAACTCACAACACCCATAGTGTTACAAAGAACCAAGCACCACGGCTCGATGGCCGAATACATCACGGACGGCTGCCGGAGATGCCACAGTGGATCCAATCTATGCCTCAAATGATGGACAAGACGACTATAAGGCCGTCGGAGTCAGCTGTAAGGCTGCCAGGAGAGGTGGCAGCAGCTGGAGAAGCGGTAGTGGCCGCTGTACAGCGCCAGACGCGGGAAGAGGTGGCTGTCGGTGGCTGTGACGGCTTCTGGATGCGGCGACGATGGCCGTGGGAGGCTGAGGTGGCTGCTAGCGGATGCTCCGGCCGCTGGAGATGGCGCCGAACGCTGGAGGCGGCGCCGACCGCTGCTGTAGGCAGCGGTGGTGGCTGCTAAACCCGGTGAGCCACAAGTGCCACAAGTCGCCCCATGTGGCTGCACGAGGAAGAGGAGAACTTCCCCCTCCCTACTCGCGGTAGCTATggcgagaggaggagaaggagaggcggAGGTCCGGTCCCTTGGCGGCGTCAACCGGAGGCAGTGCTGACTGCGGGTGGCGGTGATAGAGGaacgttcctccttcctctctgcgGCGGCGGCGGGATGAGGTGGCCGGAGTAATGGAgggtagaggagaagaagaagggagcGCCGGCGGCTTTGTTGACGCCGGCGGAGAGCTTAAGAAGGAGAGAGACTCTCCTTGATGGCTGGCGGTGGAAAAGATCACGAACCCGCCTCCTCCCCTCACTTCTCTGTGAACAGTGCTTATAAGCACTACAATCCCTAAAGCCTTCAACATCCCCAATTACCCAAATACCCTTTGACCTCCCATTAATTCCTCCCATGCCACATTCATATCCGgaacacaagcctccccttcaagtctagtcgaaggaggcgtgagtctgactgactggacaagtctaTCGCAAAGGGCTGAACCGCTCACGATATCAAAATCAAATCGCTGAACCCAAAGTATACTGTCTCCAGCGATCGGTCGCTATAATAATGGTGTCGCATGAGATAGTACTCGTGCCGAGCGGATCAAATCTGTAACCGGACCAATGCCTAGTACGCAGCCAcgaagataccgaccggacgatcgaagtgaTGCCGATCGGGTGGATAGACGCTGAGCGGAAGATGCTGAGCGAACGACAACACGCTGAGTGCTCGACATGTAAACTGACAGCCGACCGAGCGGCACGTGGGACGATCGGGTGGATAGACGATCAAGCGGTGTGGCCGAACGGATGATCGGAAAGATGTCGATCGAGTGAGTAGACGGCGAGCGGACAACGCCGAACGGGCGACAGAGAAAATGACGATCAATCGATCATGAAATGTTGGCCGACGTGCTGAATGAGCAGCATCGAGAATGGTCAACGAGCGAACATAAAATGCTGGTCCGGCAATCGAGTAGCGAGGAGTTGGCAATGTTGAACGAGCGATCggaatgatgccgatcggatggatagatgccg from Zingiber officinale cultivar Zhangliang chromosome 5B, Zo_v1.1, whole genome shotgun sequence encodes the following:
- the LOC121987771 gene encoding uncharacterized protein LOC121987771; this translates as MFDPDHQSLCGGGSAPPSSPMTNPRISFSGDFLMEVPAARAPAGPPPDPNFEFLVGSHPMITADQLFSKGRLLPLKDPYGSGSSGRAGGGLTTLRDELREKDSAGGVAASAYGRERPPKGATSIKWKELLGLKKPRGSALKKMDKSEGGAGDADARLGKAMQEL